One stretch of Pseudomonas sp. NC02 DNA includes these proteins:
- the guaB gene encoding IMP dehydrogenase — MLRISQEALTFDDILLVPGYSEVLPNEVSLKTRLTRGIELNIPLVSAAMDTVTEARLAIAMAQEGGIGIIHKNMTIEQQAAEVRKVKRYEAGVVKDPITIEADATVRDLFDLTRLHNISGVPVLHDGDLVGIVTSRDVRFENRLEVTVREVMTPKERLVTVKEGADKNDVRELLHKHRIERVLIVDDKFALKGMMTVNDIEKAKAYPLASKDDQGRLRVGAAVGTGKDTGDRVAALVAAGVDVVVVDTAHGHSKGVIDRVRWVKQNFPDVQVIGGNIATGAAAKALAEAGADAVKVGIGPGSICTTRIVAGVGVPQISAIANVAAALEGTGVPLIADGGIRFSGDLSKAIVAGASCVMMGSMFAGTEEAPGEIELFQGRSYKAYRGMGSLGAMSQAQGSSDRYFQDSSAGAEKLVPEGIEGRVPYKGTLSAIIHQLMGGLRSSMGYTGSADIEEMRTKPEFVRITGAGMAESHVHDVQITKEAPNYRVG, encoded by the coding sequence ATGCTGCGTATCAGCCAAGAAGCTCTGACATTCGACGACATTCTCCTAGTGCCCGGTTATTCCGAGGTGCTTCCTAACGAAGTCAGTCTCAAGACCCGCCTAACCCGTGGCATCGAGCTGAATATTCCTCTGGTTTCCGCTGCCATGGACACCGTCACTGAAGCCCGTTTGGCAATCGCCATGGCTCAGGAAGGCGGCATCGGCATCATCCACAAGAACATGACCATCGAGCAGCAAGCTGCCGAAGTTCGCAAGGTCAAGCGTTACGAAGCCGGTGTGGTCAAGGACCCGATCACCATCGAGGCCGATGCCACCGTTCGTGACCTGTTCGACCTGACCCGCCTGCACAACATCTCCGGCGTTCCGGTGCTGCACGATGGCGACCTGGTCGGCATCGTCACTTCCCGTGACGTGCGTTTCGAGAACCGCCTTGAAGTCACCGTCCGTGAAGTGATGACGCCTAAAGAGCGCCTCGTTACTGTCAAGGAAGGCGCCGACAAGAACGATGTGCGCGAGCTGCTGCACAAGCACCGCATCGAACGCGTACTGATCGTCGACGACAAATTCGCCCTCAAGGGCATGATGACCGTCAACGACATCGAAAAAGCCAAGGCTTACCCGCTGGCCAGCAAGGACGATCAAGGTCGTCTGCGCGTAGGCGCTGCGGTCGGTACCGGCAAAGACACCGGTGACCGTGTAGCGGCCCTGGTGGCTGCCGGTGTTGACGTGGTGGTGGTCGACACTGCCCACGGTCACTCCAAAGGCGTGATCGACCGCGTTCGCTGGGTCAAACAGAATTTCCCTGACGTGCAAGTGATCGGCGGCAACATTGCCACCGGCGCTGCCGCCAAGGCCCTGGCCGAAGCCGGTGCTGATGCGGTCAAGGTCGGTATCGGCCCTGGCTCGATCTGCACTACCCGTATCGTTGCAGGTGTAGGTGTGCCGCAAATCAGCGCCATCGCCAACGTCGCCGCGGCCCTTGAAGGCACTGGCGTACCGTTGATCGCCGACGGCGGCATCCGTTTCTCCGGTGACCTGTCCAAGGCCATCGTCGCCGGTGCTTCCTGCGTGATGATGGGCTCGATGTTCGCCGGTACTGAAGAAGCGCCGGGCGAGATCGAACTGTTCCAGGGTCGTTCGTACAAGGCTTACCGCGGCATGGGCTCCCTGGGCGCCATGTCCCAGGCTCAAGGCTCTTCCGACCGCTACTTCCAGGACTCCTCCGCGGGCGCCGAGAAGCTGGTACCGGAAGGCATTGAAGGGCGTGTTCCGTACAAGGGCACCCTGAGCGCCATCATCCATCAACTGATGGGCGGCCTGCGTTCCTCGATGGGCTACACCGGCAGCGCCGACATCGAAGAAATGCGCACCAAGCCTGAGTTCGTGCGGATCACCGGTGCCGGCATGGCCGAGTCCCACGTCCACGACGTACAGATCACCAAGGAAGCGCCAAACTACCGCGTAGGTTGA
- a CDS encoding sulfite exporter TauE/SafE family protein, with protein MSPVELLSHWSFGGVDWLVIGVAIALAYIVFGIAGFGTALVAGPILILFMPLSKIIPLLVLLDFVAAFGNLLQSRRDVVKPELFRLLPCMAIGCTLGVIFLLNLHSDLLLLLMGLFISAYAIYSLAVKAKPTQMAAGWAIPMGVVGGLFGALFGSGGFLYAIYLNSRLPKDGARATQSALISCSTVVRLSLFLIAGVYAELPLLMLAVCLLPAMALGLWAGRRLTLRMSREAFVRLVTWLVLASGIALIARYLST; from the coding sequence ATGAGTCCGGTCGAGCTGTTGAGTCATTGGTCGTTTGGCGGTGTGGACTGGCTGGTGATCGGCGTGGCGATTGCCCTGGCGTATATCGTGTTCGGCATTGCAGGCTTTGGTACCGCATTGGTGGCGGGGCCGATCCTGATTCTGTTCATGCCGCTGTCGAAGATCATCCCCTTGCTGGTGCTGCTGGATTTTGTCGCGGCCTTCGGCAACCTTCTGCAATCGCGCCGGGATGTGGTGAAACCGGAGTTGTTCAGGCTACTGCCGTGCATGGCGATTGGCTGCACCCTTGGGGTGATCTTCCTGCTCAACCTGCACTCTGATTTATTGCTGCTGTTGATGGGGCTGTTTATCAGCGCCTATGCGATCTACAGCCTGGCGGTGAAGGCCAAGCCCACGCAGATGGCAGCCGGCTGGGCGATTCCCATGGGGGTTGTCGGCGGGCTGTTTGGCGCGTTGTTCGGCAGTGGCGGCTTTCTGTATGCGATCTACCTCAACAGCCGATTGCCCAAGGATGGCGCGCGGGCGACCCAGAGTGCGTTGATCAGTTGCAGCACGGTGGTGCGCCTGAGCCTGTTTCTGATCGCGGGCGTGTATGCCGAGCTACCCTTGTTGATGTTGGCGGTGTGCCTGTTGCCGGCCATGGCGCTCGGGCTGTGGGCGGGGCGGCGGTTGACCCTGCGCATGTCCCGTGAGGCGTTTGTGCGGTTGGTGACCTGGCTGGTGCTGGCCAGTGGCATTGCCTTGATTGCCCGTTACTTGAGTACTTGA
- a CDS encoding LysR family transcriptional regulator yields the protein MISTRQLRYFVEIAESGSFSAAAERLFVAQSALSRQIKELENLLQTPLFERTARQPRLTAAGEAFYPRARNLLGELLKASEMATQVGNGQLGTLRMSHSSTVPMSGRLLRGIVAWLERCPGVSMDIAKLSSEAQLEEIADGRLEVGLLRLPVLRQREGVRIVPLYSERLLLAVPPNHRLAGHTSGIDLAQLKNEAFISIPHPQRGGLSYLSAELCMRAGFFPKAARVMSRKTTQLQLIQAGFGIALLPESMQDIAPANIHFLPLADPDCQSTVALACQQTPNALVEQFCQTLHECL from the coding sequence GTGATTTCCACCCGGCAATTGCGTTACTTCGTCGAAATCGCCGAGAGCGGCAGCTTCAGCGCAGCGGCCGAGCGGCTGTTTGTGGCGCAATCGGCACTGAGCCGGCAGATCAAGGAGCTGGAAAACCTGCTGCAAACGCCGCTGTTTGAACGCACTGCGCGCCAGCCACGGCTGACGGCTGCGGGAGAGGCTTTTTATCCGCGGGCACGCAACCTGCTGGGCGAACTGCTCAAGGCCAGTGAGATGGCAACGCAAGTGGGCAATGGACAGCTCGGCACGCTGCGAATGAGCCATTCGAGCACGGTGCCGATGAGTGGCCGCCTGCTGCGCGGCATCGTTGCCTGGCTGGAACGATGCCCGGGCGTGTCGATGGACATCGCCAAACTGTCCTCCGAAGCCCAGTTGGAAGAAATCGCCGACGGCCGACTGGAGGTCGGGCTGTTGCGCTTACCGGTGTTGCGCCAGCGCGAAGGCGTGCGCATCGTGCCTTTATATAGCGAGCGACTGTTGCTGGCCGTGCCGCCGAACCACCGGTTGGCCGGGCACACATCCGGTATCGATTTGGCGCAACTGAAGAACGAAGCGTTTATCTCGATCCCTCACCCCCAGCGCGGAGGGCTGAGTTACCTGTCAGCCGAGTTGTGCATGCGTGCAGGATTTTTCCCCAAGGCGGCGCGGGTGATGTCGCGCAAGACCACGCAGTTACAGCTGATCCAGGCCGGATTCGGCATCGCCTTGCTGCCGGAGTCGATGCAGGACATTGCGCCGGCCAACATCCATTTTTTACCCCTGGCCGATCCCGATTGCCAAAGCACCGTCGCCCTCGCCTGCCAGCAAACGCCGAACGCGCTGGTGGAGCAGTTCTGTCAAACCCTGCACGAATGCCTATAA
- a CDS encoding amidohydrolase, with protein sequence MRDLSALPNLNIALVQTTLAWHDRQANLEHFELLLEQAKGADLIVLPEMFTTGFSMESETLAEPENGPTHQWLQAQAKKYNAVITGSVIIQAADGSHRNRLLWARPDGEVLHYDKRHLFRMAGEHDHYTPGERQVQFELKGWRIRPLICYDLRFPVWSRDAQDTDLLLYTANWPGARRQHWNRLLPARAIENLCYVAAVNRVGTDGKGFAYTGDSQVVDFQGESLLSAGEADGVFQVCLDAAELAEYRTRFPANLDADSFEFT encoded by the coding sequence ATGCGTGATCTGAGTGCACTGCCCAACCTGAACATCGCCCTGGTGCAAACCACCCTGGCCTGGCACGACCGCCAGGCCAACCTGGAGCATTTTGAACTGCTGCTGGAACAGGCCAAGGGTGCCGACCTGATCGTGCTACCGGAGATGTTCACCACCGGTTTCTCGATGGAATCGGAAACCCTCGCCGAGCCTGAAAACGGCCCCACCCATCAATGGCTGCAGGCCCAGGCGAAGAAGTACAACGCGGTGATCACCGGCAGCGTGATCATCCAGGCCGCCGATGGCAGCCACCGCAACCGCCTGCTGTGGGCGCGACCGGATGGTGAGGTGTTGCACTACGACAAGCGTCACCTGTTCCGTATGGCCGGTGAACACGACCACTACACCCCCGGCGAGCGCCAGGTGCAGTTCGAACTCAAGGGGTGGCGGATTCGTCCGTTGATCTGCTACGACCTGCGATTCCCGGTGTGGAGTCGTGACGCCCAGGACACTGACTTGCTGCTGTACACCGCCAACTGGCCGGGCGCACGTCGCCAGCACTGGAACCGTCTGCTGCCGGCACGGGCCATTGAAAACCTGTGCTACGTGGCGGCGGTGAATCGGGTGGGCACGGACGGCAAGGGCTTTGCCTACACCGGCGACAGCCAGGTCGTGGACTTCCAGGGCGAAAGCCTGCTGAGCGCAGGGGAGGCGGACGGGGTGTTTCAGGTGTGCCTGGACGCAGCGGAATTGGCGGAGTACCGCACACGCTTCCCGGCGAACCTGGATGCGGACAGCTTTGAGTTCACCTGA
- the guaA gene encoding glutamine-hydrolyzing GMP synthase: MALDIHAHRILILDFGSQYTQLIARRVREIGVYCELHPFDMDDEAIREFAPKGVILAGGPESVHEANSPRCPQAVFDLGVPVFGICYGMQTMAEQLGGKVEGSELREFGYARVDVVGKSRLLDGIEDHIDADGLFGLDVWMSHGDKVTRMPEDFHILASTPSCPIAGMFNDERGYYGVQFHPEVTHTKQGGRILSRFILDICQCEALWTPSKIAEDAIANVRAQVGTDNVLLGLSGGVDSSVVAALLHKAIGDQLTCVFVDNGLLRLHEGEQVMAMFAENMGVKVIRANAEDQFLNNLAGESDPEKKRKIIGRTFIDVFDAQSNKLDNIKYLAQGTIYPDVIESAGAKSGKAHVIKSHHNVGGLPEEMNLKLVEPLRELFKDEVRRLGLELGLPYDMVYRHPFPGPGLGVRILGEVKKEYADLLRRADHIFIEELRKADWYHKVSQAFVVFQPVKSVGVVGDGRRYAWVVALRAVETIDFMTARWAHLPYELLETVSGRIINEIEGISRVTYDVSSKPPATIEWE; the protein is encoded by the coding sequence ATGGCCCTCGACATTCACGCCCACCGCATCCTGATCCTCGACTTCGGTTCCCAGTACACTCAGCTGATCGCCCGCCGCGTGCGTGAAATCGGCGTGTACTGCGAACTGCATCCGTTCGACATGGACGACGAAGCGATTCGCGAATTCGCTCCAAAAGGCGTCATTCTCGCCGGCGGCCCCGAGTCCGTGCACGAAGCCAACAGCCCGCGTTGCCCGCAGGCGGTGTTTGACCTGGGCGTGCCGGTCTTCGGTATCTGCTACGGGATGCAGACCATGGCCGAGCAACTGGGCGGCAAGGTTGAAGGTTCCGAGCTGCGTGAGTTCGGTTACGCCCGTGTCGACGTGGTCGGCAAGAGCCGCCTGCTGGACGGCATCGAAGACCACATCGACGCCGACGGCCTGTTTGGCCTCGACGTATGGATGAGCCACGGTGACAAGGTCACCCGGATGCCGGAAGACTTCCACATCCTGGCCAGCACCCCGAGCTGCCCGATTGCCGGCATGTTCAACGACGAGCGCGGCTACTACGGCGTGCAGTTCCACCCGGAAGTGACCCACACCAAGCAAGGCGGTCGCATCCTGTCGCGCTTCATCCTCGACATCTGCCAGTGCGAAGCCCTGTGGACCCCGTCGAAGATCGCTGAAGACGCCATCGCCAACGTACGTGCCCAGGTCGGCACCGACAACGTCCTGCTGGGCCTGTCCGGCGGTGTTGACTCCTCCGTGGTTGCGGCGCTGCTGCACAAGGCCATCGGCGACCAACTGACCTGTGTCTTCGTCGACAACGGCCTGCTGCGCCTGCACGAAGGCGAGCAAGTGATGGCCATGTTCGCCGAGAACATGGGCGTCAAGGTGATCCGCGCCAACGCTGAAGATCAGTTCCTGAACAACCTGGCCGGCGAGTCCGACCCGGAGAAGAAGCGCAAGATCATCGGTCGCACCTTCATCGACGTATTCGATGCCCAGTCCAACAAACTGGACAACATCAAGTACCTCGCCCAGGGCACCATCTACCCGGACGTGATCGAGTCGGCAGGCGCCAAGAGCGGCAAGGCCCACGTGATCAAGTCCCACCACAACGTGGGCGGCCTGCCTGAGGAAATGAACCTCAAGCTGGTAGAACCACTGCGCGAACTGTTCAAGGACGAAGTCCGTCGTCTGGGCCTCGAACTCGGCCTGCCGTACGACATGGTCTACCGCCACCCATTCCCGGGCCCGGGCCTGGGCGTGCGGATCCTCGGTGAAGTGAAGAAGGAATACGCCGACCTGCTGCGTCGCGCCGACCACATCTTCATCGAAGAGCTGCGCAAGGCCGACTGGTATCACAAGGTCAGCCAGGCATTCGTGGTGTTCCAGCCGGTGAAATCGGTTGGCGTGGTCGGCGATGGCCGTCGTTACGCATGGGTTGTTGCCCTGCGTGCGGTGGAAACCATCGACTTCATGACCGCCCGTTGGGCACACCTGCCGTACGAACTGCTGGAGACGGTCAGCGGCCGTATCATCAATGAGATCGAAGGTATTTCGCGCGTGACTTATGACGTGTCGAGCAAGCCGCCGGCGACCATTGAGTGGGAATGA
- a CDS encoding pyridoxal phosphate-dependent aminotransferase, with protein MITSKLPNVGTTIFTTMSQLAAETGALNLSQGFPDFNGPQELLDGVGRHIALGHNQYAPMTGLPVLRQQVAAKIARSYGATVNADSEVTITPGATEAIFCAIQAVIRSGDEVIVFDPAYDSYEPSVELAGGRCVHVQLGLDDFALDFEQLRAALSPRTRMIILNSPHNPTGALISRAELDQLAELIRDRDIYLVSDEVYEHLVFDGVPHVSVLAHEELYQRAFVVSSFGKTYHVTGWKTGYVVAPPALSAELRKVHQYVNFCGVTPLQYALADFMAEHPEHVEELPAFYQAKRDLFCDLLEPSRFSFTRVAGTYFQLVDYSQIRPDLDDVAMSLWMTREHGVATIPVSVFYRNPPQGQRLVRLCFAKREETLRQAAEKLCVI; from the coding sequence ATGATCACCAGCAAGCTGCCGAATGTCGGCACCACCATCTTCACCACCATGTCGCAACTCGCTGCCGAAACCGGTGCGCTCAACCTGTCCCAGGGCTTTCCCGACTTTAACGGGCCCCAGGAGTTGCTCGATGGAGTGGGCAGACACATTGCCCTGGGCCATAACCAATACGCCCCGATGACCGGCCTGCCGGTACTGCGCCAGCAAGTGGCGGCCAAGATCGCCCGCAGCTATGGCGCAACGGTGAATGCCGACAGCGAAGTGACCATCACCCCAGGCGCCACTGAAGCGATCTTCTGTGCGATCCAGGCGGTGATCCGCAGCGGTGATGAAGTCATCGTGTTCGATCCGGCCTACGACAGCTACGAGCCTTCTGTGGAACTGGCAGGCGGTCGCTGCGTACACGTGCAACTGGGCCTGGATGATTTCGCCCTGGACTTCGAGCAACTGCGCGCTGCGCTGTCGCCGCGCACCCGCATGATCATCCTCAACAGCCCGCATAACCCCACCGGTGCCCTGATCAGCCGTGCCGAGCTGGACCAGTTGGCCGAGTTGATCCGCGACCGCGACATCTACCTGGTCAGCGACGAGGTCTACGAGCACCTGGTGTTCGACGGTGTGCCCCACGTCAGCGTGCTGGCTCACGAAGAGCTGTATCAGCGTGCGTTTGTGGTCAGTTCGTTCGGCAAGACCTACCACGTCACCGGCTGGAAAACCGGCTACGTGGTCGCGCCGCCAGCCCTCAGCGCCGAGCTGCGCAAGGTGCATCAATATGTCAACTTTTGCGGCGTGACCCCGTTGCAGTACGCTTTGGCAGACTTCATGGCCGAACACCCGGAACACGTCGAGGAGCTGCCGGCTTTTTATCAAGCCAAGCGCGACCTGTTCTGCGACCTGCTGGAACCGTCGCGTTTCAGCTTTACCCGGGTGGCCGGTACCTACTTTCAATTGGTGGATTACTCACAGATTCGCCCGGACCTGGATGACGTCGCCATGTCGCTATGGATGACCCGCGAGCATGGCGTAGCAACCATCCCGGTCTCGGTGTTCTACCGGAACCCACCGCAAGGCCAGCGCCTGGTGCGACTGTGCTTTGCCAAACGCGAGGAGACGCTGCGTCAAGCAGCCGAGAAACTATGCGTGATCTGA
- the xseA gene encoding exodeoxyribonuclease VII large subunit — MIKDPFARLGLDREVLTVSQLNGRARVLLEDVFTNIWVEGEISNLARPASGHVYFTLKDSGAQVRCALFRQNAARVRQALKDGLAVKVRGKVSLFEGRGDYQLILDTVEPAGDGALRLAFDALKEKLSAEGLFSAERKVPLPAHPRRIGIISSPTGAVIRDIISVFRRRAPNVELTLIPTAVQGREAVAQIVRALKLADARGFDALILARGGGSLEDLWCFNEEAVARAVDACVTPIVSAVGHETDVSISDFVADVRAPTPSAAAELLAPDSSHLTRQVENLHRRLVMLMRNRLTHDRLRLEGMARRLRHPGERLRQQAQRLDDLDMRLRRAFERSLNTRRERLIRLETRLAGQHPGRQLALLRQRLDSLAERLPRAMREGLKARRLQLQSQVQTLHVVSPLATLGRGYSILLDERGQAIRNAAQTHTGQRLTARLGEGQLQVRVEDNHLTPVTLSLLD; from the coding sequence ATGATTAAAGATCCCTTTGCCCGTCTGGGCCTGGACCGCGAAGTCCTGACTGTCAGCCAGCTCAACGGCCGCGCGCGGGTGTTGCTGGAAGACGTGTTCACCAATATCTGGGTCGAAGGCGAGATCTCCAACCTCGCCCGCCCGGCCTCCGGCCACGTGTATTTCACCCTCAAGGACAGTGGCGCCCAGGTGCGTTGTGCGCTGTTCCGGCAGAACGCCGCACGGGTGCGCCAGGCGTTGAAAGACGGCCTGGCGGTGAAGGTGCGGGGCAAGGTCTCGCTGTTTGAGGGCCGTGGCGACTATCAGCTGATTCTCGACACGGTGGAGCCGGCCGGTGACGGCGCACTGCGCCTGGCCTTCGACGCGCTGAAGGAAAAACTCAGCGCCGAAGGCCTGTTCAGTGCCGAGCGCAAGGTGCCGCTGCCCGCCCACCCACGGCGCATCGGGATTATCAGCTCGCCCACCGGTGCGGTGATTCGCGACATCATCAGCGTGTTCCGTCGCCGGGCGCCCAACGTGGAACTGACGTTGATCCCGACAGCCGTACAAGGTCGTGAAGCCGTGGCGCAAATCGTCCGCGCACTGAAGCTGGCCGATGCACGCGGCTTCGACGCGTTGATCCTGGCCCGTGGCGGCGGCTCGCTGGAAGACCTCTGGTGCTTCAACGAAGAAGCCGTGGCGCGTGCGGTGGACGCCTGCGTGACACCCATCGTCAGCGCCGTTGGCCATGAGACCGATGTGTCGATCAGCGACTTTGTCGCCGACGTACGCGCCCCAACGCCTTCCGCCGCTGCCGAGCTGTTGGCGCCGGACTCCAGCCACCTGACTCGCCAGGTAGAGAACCTGCACCGCCGCCTAGTGATGCTGATGCGCAACCGCCTGACCCACGACCGCCTGCGCCTGGAAGGCATGGCTCGTCGCCTGCGTCACCCGGGCGAGCGCCTGCGCCAACAGGCCCAGCGCCTGGATGACCTGGACATGCGCCTGCGGCGTGCCTTCGAGCGCAGCCTCAACACCCGTCGCGAGCGTTTGATCCGCCTGGAAACCCGCCTCGCCGGCCAACACCCCGGCCGCCAACTGGCGCTGTTGCGCCAACGCCTGGACAGCCTTGCCGAACGCCTGCCCCGTGCCATGCGCGAAGGCCTCAAGGCCCGTCGCCTGCAACTGCAAAGCCAGGTGCAGACGCTGCACGTGGTCAGCCCGCTGGCGACGCTTGGACGCGGCTACAGCATCTTGCTCGACGAACGCGGCCAGGCGATTCGCAACGCCGCGCAAACCCACACCGGCCAGCGCCTGACCGCGCGCCTCGGTGAAGGCCAATTGCAGGTACGGGTGGAAGACAACCACCTGACGCCCGTCACCCTCTCGTTACTGGATTGA
- a CDS encoding peptidoglycan DD-metalloendopeptidase family protein produces the protein MPRFLSLLMLLCLTFNAHADSYITRLLNKPVPGGVAVVDLGTSATAPKATYMNRPVLVVKEQNNWLAIVGIPLTVKPGTQRITSGSQNLPFVVGFKKYPEQHITLKNKSQVNPDPAQLKRIEGELAVQLKAYRSFSPNTPSNLLLDKPVNGPLSSKFGVRRFFNGEERNPHSGLDFAVGAGTPIKTPAAGKVILTGNYFFNGNTVFVDHGQGFISMFCHMSKIDVSVGQQLARGAVVGKVGSTGRATGPHMHWNISLNDARVDPAIFIGAFQP, from the coding sequence ATGCCACGCTTTTTAAGTTTGTTGATGCTGCTGTGCCTGACCTTTAACGCCCATGCCGACAGCTACATCACCCGCCTGCTGAACAAGCCGGTGCCCGGTGGCGTGGCGGTGGTCGACCTCGGCACTTCGGCCACGGCGCCCAAAGCCACCTACATGAACCGCCCAGTGCTGGTGGTGAAGGAGCAAAACAACTGGCTGGCGATTGTGGGCATCCCGCTGACGGTCAAGCCCGGCACCCAACGCATCACCAGCGGCAGCCAGAACCTGCCGTTTGTCGTGGGCTTCAAGAAATACCCCGAGCAGCACATCACCCTGAAGAACAAGAGCCAGGTGAACCCGGACCCGGCGCAACTCAAGCGCATCGAAGGCGAGCTGGCGGTCCAGCTCAAGGCGTATCGCAGTTTCAGCCCGAACACGCCGAGCAACCTGCTGCTGGACAAGCCGGTGAACGGGCCGCTGTCGAGCAAGTTCGGCGTACGACGTTTCTTCAATGGCGAGGAGCGGAATCCGCATTCCGGCCTGGACTTTGCCGTGGGCGCCGGCACGCCCATCAAGACCCCAGCAGCGGGCAAGGTGATCCTGACCGGCAACTACTTCTTCAACGGCAACACCGTGTTTGTCGACCATGGCCAGGGCTTTATCAGCATGTTCTGCCATATGTCGAAGATTGATGTGAGCGTGGGCCAGCAACTGGCCCGTGGTGCGGTGGTGGGCAAGGTCGGTTCCACCGGCCGGGCGACCGGGCCGCATATGCATTGGAACATCAGCCTGAACGACGCACGGGTGGATCCGGCGATCTTTATCGGCGCGTTTCAGCCCTGA
- the leuA gene encoding 2-isopropylmalate synthase → MSMLKDPSSKYRAFPTIDIPDRTWPSKTITTAPIWCSSDLRDGNQSLIEPMDAVKKLRFWKTLVAVGVKEIEASFPAASQTDFDFVRTLIEDNHIPEDTTIQVLTQGREDLIARTFESLRGAKKAIVHLYNATSPSFRRIVFNQDKDGIKAIAVNAAKLFVKYAAQQPETQWTFEYSPETFSATELEFAKEVCDAVIEVWNPTPEHKVILNLPATVECATPNIYADQIEWFGRHINRRDSVIISLHTHNDRGTGVAATELGLMAGADRVEGCLFGNGERTGNVDLVTVALNMYTQGLDPQLDFSDIDGIRKVVEECNQIPVHPRHPYVGDLVHTAFSGSHQDAIRKGFTQQKDDALWEVPYLPIDPADIGRSYEAVIRVNSQSGKGGIAYLLEQEYGISLPRRMQIEFSQVVQAETDRVGLEMTAAQIYSLLQREYLQANIPYALVSHRLQEENGNSSVEVEVSGKGQGETNLRWHGKGNGALEALVAGLPIGVEIMDYNEHAIGAGTNAKAAAYIELRVNGERPVHGVGIDENITTASFKAVFSALNRSLSQLEAKAA, encoded by the coding sequence ATGAGCATGCTCAAAGACCCGTCTTCGAAGTACCGCGCGTTCCCGACCATTGATATCCCGGACCGCACCTGGCCTTCGAAAACCATCACCACCGCGCCGATCTGGTGCAGTTCCGACCTGCGCGACGGCAACCAGTCGCTGATCGAACCGATGGACGCGGTGAAAAAGCTGCGTTTCTGGAAGACCCTGGTGGCCGTCGGTGTGAAGGAAATCGAAGCCTCCTTCCCGGCTGCGTCGCAAACCGATTTCGACTTCGTACGCACCCTGATCGAAGACAATCACATCCCCGAGGACACCACCATCCAGGTGCTGACCCAGGGCCGTGAAGACTTGATCGCGCGCACCTTCGAATCCCTGCGCGGGGCGAAGAAAGCCATCGTTCACTTGTACAACGCCACCTCGCCGTCGTTCCGCCGCATCGTGTTCAACCAGGACAAGGACGGCATCAAGGCGATCGCGGTCAACGCGGCCAAGCTGTTCGTCAAATACGCCGCCCAGCAGCCGGAAACCCAGTGGACCTTCGAATACTCGCCAGAGACGTTCAGCGCCACTGAGCTTGAGTTCGCCAAGGAAGTCTGTGACGCGGTGATCGAGGTCTGGAACCCGACGCCTGAGCACAAGGTGATCCTCAACCTGCCAGCCACCGTCGAGTGCGCCACCCCGAACATCTATGCCGACCAGATCGAGTGGTTCGGCCGTCATATCAACCGTCGCGACAGCGTGATCATCAGCCTGCACACCCACAACGACCGTGGCACCGGCGTAGCCGCCACCGAGTTGGGCCTGATGGCCGGCGCCGACCGTGTCGAAGGCTGCCTGTTCGGCAACGGCGAGCGTACCGGTAACGTCGACCTGGTCACCGTGGCCTTGAACATGTACACCCAGGGCCTCGACCCTCAGCTGGACTTCTCCGACATCGACGGTATTCGCAAAGTCGTCGAAGAGTGCAACCAGATCCCGGTGCACCCGCGTCACCCGTACGTCGGCGACCTGGTTCACACCGCCTTCTCCGGCTCCCACCAGGACGCGATCCGCAAGGGCTTCACCCAGCAGAAAGACGACGCATTGTGGGAAGTGCCGTACTTGCCGATCGACCCGGCCGACATCGGCCGCAGCTACGAGGCGGTGATCCGCGTCAACAGCCAGTCGGGCAAAGGCGGCATCGCCTACCTGCTGGAGCAGGAATACGGCATCAGCTTGCCGCGCCGCATGCAGATCGAGTTCAGCCAGGTGGTACAGGCCGAAACCGACCGCGTGGGCCTGGAGATGACCGCCGCGCAGATCTACAGCTTGTTGCAGCGTGAATACCTGCAAGCCAACATTCCTTACGCGCTGGTCAGCCATCGCTTGCAGGAAGAGAACGGCAACAGCTCGGTGGAAGTTGAAGTCTCCGGCAAGGGCCAGGGCGAAACCAACCTGCGCTGGCACGGCAAAGGCAACGGCGCCCTGGAAGCGCTGGTGGCCGGGCTGCCGATTGGTGTGGAGATCATGGATTACAACGAACATGCGATTGGCGCCGGCACCAATGCCAAGGCGGCGGCCTACATCGAGCTGCGAGTGAACGGTGAGCGTCCGGTGCATGGCGTGGGCATTGATGAAAACATCACCACGGCGAGCTTCAAGGCGGTGTTCAGCGCGCTGAACCGCTCGTTGAGCCAGCTGGAAGCGAAAGCGGCATAA